From a single Phragmites australis chromosome 7, lpPhrAust1.1, whole genome shotgun sequence genomic region:
- the LOC133924295 gene encoding uncharacterized protein LOC133924295 yields the protein MASPMVATPVQLRTAGRLSFCSSSAPRAAARRFAAVRASAEAMATEKLGIRVERNPPESSLSELGVRQWPKWGCEQSKFPWTYSAKETCYLLQGKVKVYPEGHGEEFVEIAAGDLVVFPKGMSCTWDVAEAVDKHYKFE from the exons ATGGCGAGCCCAATGGTGGCCACCCCGGTCCAGCTCCGCACCGCCGGCCGCCTCAGCTTCTGCTCCTCCAGCGCACCGAGGGCTGCAGCGCGGCGATTCGCGGCGGTGAGGGCGTCGGCGGAGGCGATGGCGACAGAGAAGCTGGGCATCAGGGTGGAGCGCAACCCCCCCGAGTCCAGCCTCTCCGAACTCGGCGTCCGCCAGTGGCCCAA GTGGGGGTGCGAGCAGAGCAAGTTCCCGTGGACGTACTCGGCCAAGGAGACGTGCTACCTGCTGCAGGGGAAGGTGAAGGTGTACCCGGAGGGCCACGGGGAGGAGTTCGTGGAGATCGCGGCCGGGGACCTGGTTGTCTTCCCCAAGGGCATGAGCTGCACCTGGGACGTCGCCGAGGCCGTCGACAAGCACTACAAGTTCGAGTAG